The nucleotide sequence GCCTACCAGGCTCTGGGAATGCCGGTCCCTTCGAGTACAAGGGCTCACTCCACCAGGAGTATGGCTACGCCTTGGGCTGCCCTTAAGGGGGTACCAGCAGATATATCTGTGCAGCGGCTTCATGGGCTTAATGACTTGCACTTTTACCAGGTTATATAGGGTGGACGTCACTCGCCCAGCTCCGGTTGGCGACGCTGCCCTCATGTCCGTGACTGAGCGAGGTTTAATGGTTAGCTTAGAGCTCCTCGCGACTTTTTTGGTATGTGTCAtcccttttttagaccgtagtgacggtcagagtgaggtcgaaacagatcgtaggttacgcatgtaactatggatctgtgagaccgagggaaGACCGTCACTATCCTTGTCGCTCGGACCATCCTGAGGCGCTCAAGGTAGGAGActgaatacaggaaatcacatcaaacaaatttatttttttctgggggaggacccccaaaacccccctcccacacatacgacaataagtggggggccattaatacatctgggcccaggggcccgaaagttcataatccgcccatgactCTGCTAGGTGGCTATAGTATATAGTTCGTTTTTAATAgtaaacagaaatgtcaagatGGCAACAATTCATTACATTCTTTAATTGACAAAATATGATTGTACAAAATATTCAATCAATGTGGCGCAAATGAGGCTAGAGGCGGTGGAATAATTTATAAAATGTGAGCAGCAACCAGACCCTATGGGCTAAGCCATAGACAGTGAAAGAAAGGCCCCGAATGTTTATTTTGCGTTTCAAGCCAACCGTGCTGCATTGGATTTCATAAGGACGAATTGTTAAATTGTTACAATGtaacattaacataaaatgtcacattttcattgttcaattaATATGCCAGATTAATGCCAGAATTATCCAAAATGGTTATTTTGCATCTTGTCCATGGGCCAATGTTAAAAGGTCAGTTGTATGAAGGTGTTTAAGGTCTTACTTGGTCATTCAACACATCAGCTCTAACTGTTCTTCCGCCAATAGATATTTCTCCACCAAAATAAAACCTTCATCTTTGTGCTAGTCATTGTCCAACGTCTGGAGTGTCTTCCACCATACTAATCGTGTATTTATTCAGCATCTATGTGAGAAGTATGGGTCAATGTGAAGAGTGTCATAAATCAACATCATGGTATTCTCCAGGGATTTATTTTGATGAGTATAGCGGAAAACAACCAGACACCTCAACAACGAGAAAATTCAAATAAACCTGATGGCTGCAAGGATATATTTACACCATTTCCAGTCAATTAAATTATTTACAGATAATTTGTTGTTGATTCAGAGATAGGCTGTCCATACTCTTCAAGTGTAAAGTTCAAACTCCAACGCCACAAACTCACCTGACTCCATCACCCCGGCAAAATGGtaatgttaaaatattatttgcACACTTTGGTTCCATGTTACATTTCCCGTCTCGGTCCGCTGGATCTGATGatgttttaattcatatgtcggtctgtttcttactcctatgtttgtgtgtggctatttggttttgaatctatgatcttccttACAAAAAGAAAGGAATTATTAATTTAAAGATAggcacaacaaaaacaaatttcctcctgttcatcgcgccccacctgtcatgtctctattaCCCAGTGGGCCctgccccacactttgagaaccactgagttAACACAATAAATCAACCTATCATGAGTGAAACCTTCTCCTTGCAGCTTTGTAAGAAGTATGGGCCTGTGTGTACTATCTGGCTGGCCAACAAACCAGTGGTGATCTTGTCAGGTTATCAGACCATCAAAGATGCCCTCGTCCTCCAGGGAGAGGAGTTCAATGGGAGAGCTCAATACCCTTTCCTGGTGAAGGCAACCAATGGATATGGTGtgttataattatttatatgcACTGGTCAAAATTAATCACAATGATGTCATCTCACATTGTCATAGTTTAAGTTAAATGATGATATTAATTGATGTTATTATTGTATACACTGATGGCATACATAACCATACATAACAATCCGGTCTATTTGTAAAAGCTATAGGCAGAGATTCTCTGGAAAAGTTCTGGTTCTTGTTCTCCACAGGTGTGATGGTGAGCAGTGGTCATCGCTGGCGAGAGCTCCGTCGGTTCTCCATCATGACGCTGAAGAACTTTGGGATGGGGCGGAGGAGCGTAGAGGAGAGGGTGCAGGAGGAGGCCAGGAGTCTGGTGAAGGCCTTTAATGAGTATGAAGGTGAGGAGTCTGGTGAAGAGCTTTAATGAGTATGAAGGTGAGGAGAGAATAGCATTTTTTTTGTATCGTGTGTCTTTGTATTCTGAGGTGTTTTTGATGTGCCTGAATCTGGTGGAAGCAAGACATTCTGGCAGCCTGGAACTTTAAATGGTAAACCAGACAAGAACCTGTAGAACTTTGACTTACATACTGTAGGCATAGCAAGCTAATGTGAGTGATGATTTCCAAGGGGATTGAGGTAACACTATGTGATCTTTTCCATCGTCTTGAATTTTCCATGAAATTTAAAAGGTGCAAAACAGCTGAGTATTTCTGATGAGAATAAGACGATTCATGCAAATgatatctgttttatttgtaacaatACAACAAATAGAATGATGTGGTCATAAAAGAAATCCTCTTGAACAGGTGGACTCTTCAATCCCAGAGAGCTGCTGTGTAATGCCGTGGCCAATGTCATCTGCTCCATAATGTTTGGGCAGCGCTTTGAATATAAAGATCCTGATTTCTTGCTGCTCTATAATGCAGTCACTGATGTCTTCATCGTCCTCAACAGTCCCATTGGCCAGGTAATACCTCCTACAGTAGATGTTTTCAGTTTTCTTATTGGCCTATTTCCTCTTTTCTGTAAACATTAATTTCTCTACTCATCACCTATTTGGTGTATTTGTTACAGccattttgatgtatttatttacattcattAAATAATAATCACAGAATTAAGATGCGCAAAAGGTCCAGAAACATTTTTCCATAACTGTGTTCTCAAATGAGTGTAAATACTTGTGGGAAGTGTGTGAAGTCTGTAAGTGATTACGAATAACATCACAGTGACACATTTGCTGTATGAttgaacaccacacacatttttgatCTGCTTGAGTTTGAGGGTTGTTGATCTCTTCCAGCTCTACAACTTGTTTCCTGGAATTCTTGACCGTCTTCCTGGAAAGCACAGAGACATGTTTGCGTTGCTGCAGGACACTCAAGCTTATGTGAAGAGGGAGGCAGACACCCGAATTAAGCACCTGGATGTCAACTCCACCCCACAGGACTACATTGAGGCCTTCATGATTAAAATGATCCAGGTAAAAGTGCTTTGGGGGTAAAGATAATGACTAAATGCTACTGCTGATGACACTATTCCTAATAGACAACACAGAAATATCTTTTTGGATGCTGCTTATTATCTGTGTTGATTTTtgacaatataggcctactcctCAGCAGCCTATAAACCCGCAATTAGTGGACATCCCCACTAGAGGGCCACATTTGCctatttttaaacattttagatGGATAACTAGACAGTGAGACTTGGATTATTTGCTGACTGTACCTTATGTGCTGTAAGGAAGATGTATTACCCTTATATTTGTTTAGCCTAAGGCATTTAAAACTCTGTAATATAGGATGATTATGATAAATCTATTTTGATATAATTTAAACCACTTGGTGGTTGGGGATCATATGATTATTTTAAGCCGTCACTCAAACTCCTCATTGTTGAAATGGTCATTACTGTTGACTCCACTGTTGATGTGAGTTTCTGTGTCTTATTTCAGGAGAAGGACGTCCCAAATAGTGAGTTCCATTATGACAACCTGCTGGGCAGTGTGTGGAACCTGTTTTCAGCTGGAACTGAGACGACCTCCTCCACCCTGAGACAAATGATACTGATGATGATCAAGCACCCACACATTCAAGgtttgaacaaaaaaaaacacacacatagttgaTTTGTCATATTTCCTAAACATGGGCAAATACTGTACAGGGTCCTTTCAGTTAATCCTGAATAAATATTCCTACACAATCATATTGCTCTGCTATGAAAATCTGCTTCTTTATTGTTTTCTCCAATATCATAATGTAATATTAACAATAGCTGTGAGTATGAAATAAGTATGAAATTCTACAAATGTTCTACAAATATTCTACAAATGGTACTCCATTAAAGGTTATAGTAAAATGAGTAGGCTGCTGACCTATATATTGCTAAAGTAATCATTTATACAAACAGCATGTCTTCCAATGGCTTTTCCTGTACATATGGAGATTGATGAAGTGCTGCTGGGCTGcgcataagtataagtatatatactcttttgatcttgtgaggaaaatgtggtctctgcatttatcccaatccgtgaattagtgaaacacaaacagcacacagtgaacacacagtgaggtgaagcacacactaacctggagtagtgagctgcctgctacagcggcgcttggggagcagtgaggggttaagtgctttgctcaagggcacttcagccatttatgtgggcatgggagagcagtgctcaaccacttcccccacccacatttttcctactggtcggggatcgaaccggcaacccttcggttacaagcctgaagccctaaccagtaggccacagctgcctcaaaagtaaataaatatgaacatgtttgtcattttcttttttaaacacGTGTCCAAAAAGAGATTGATGAGGTGATTGGACCGGACGGAAGTCCATCCATGGACGACAGGTCTAAGATGCCGTACACGGACGCCGTTATTAATGAGGTCCAGTGCAACATGGACCTGACCCCGACCTCAGTGCCTCACAAGGTCACTGTCGACACAGAGTTCAAGAACTACCACAACCCCAAGGTGAGAGAGTTAAACAGTCAATGCCACTTTATACTGGTTTCTCTATTTAACAGGAAGTCAGTGCAAAGCAGAGTGATTAGTTCTTGTTTCCTTGTCCCGGTAAGCTATCTAGCTTGCGTTTTGTACCAAATGTAATCTTGCAAGAGATGATTTGTTAATTCCAGGGCATTGCAATAGTCCAATATGGAAGCAATAAAAGCATGTATGACTTTTTCAAGGTGAGAGTGTTCATGAACTACTGCATCCCCAAAGGGTGAGAGTTCATAAACTACTGCATCCCCTAAGGGAGAGAGTTCATGAACTACTGCAGTGCATTCCCAAGGTGAGAGAGTTCTTGAACTACTGCATCCCCAAAGTGAGAGAGTTCATGAACTACTGCAGTGTATTCTCAAGGAGAGAGTTCATGAACTACTGCATCCCCAAAGTGAGAGAGTTCATGCTGAGAAAAGGTCACCTTCGCATACAACACCAAACTACAGAGACAGCCATGTGTTATTAGTGCGGTGGGTCTTACTGTGAAATAAATTGTGtaatgtaggctataatgtaaAAGGGCTCTAATTTGTTTGACACAAAATGCGGCATGCAATGTGGAAATAACATATCACACAAACTAACGCTAATTTAATTACTagctgcacacaacacacaaacatgagtgGGCCAGCGCCCAGGCGAAGACCAGCTCAGTAACCAACCAGAAGTTTCTATGAAATTTCATGGACTCCATCATAGACACTCAGTCAACCTCCATCATGTTCCTCTAGATGTTTAGAAAAACGCTACACATTACTCAACTCAACCGATTTATGCATCAGTGCGTTCTACGACGTGCCAATAAATGAGCCAATATTGGTATCACTGCCTGCTCTCTGTATGGTTTTCACTGCATGGCAGTCTTGGGtagtaatgataataataataaaataaataataatacattttatttataatgcacttttcatcagaagatctcaaagtgctacaggttaaaaacacacacacaaaaaaggtgaGCAGtttaagggaaaaaaaagaaaaggttttaaaaaaacatctaaaggggACCAAAAGCTTTGCTAAAAAGAAATGTCTTAAGACCTTTTTTAAAACAGTCAGTGCATTGTGGTGCCCTCAAGGTGTCAGGGAGGGCATTCCACAGACGTGGGGCAGCAGCACAGAAAGCCCCATCTCCCATGGTCCTGAGTCTGGTTCTGGGTATGTGGAGGAGGTTTGAGTGAGTTGAGCGGAGGGAGCGTGTGGTGTTTTGTGGGTTGACCATTTCTTTGAGGTGGGGGAGGCATGTCCATGGATGCATTGATGAGTGAGGAGGGAAACCTTGTACTCAATCCTGGTGGAGAAGGGAAGCCAGTGGAGTGAGTGGAGAATGGGGGTAATGTGCTCATGTTTCCGCACTCTCATCAGGATCCTAGCTGCAGAGTTTTGGATGCACTGAAGCCTCTGCAGACTCTTGCTAGGGATCCCAATGAGAAGTGCGTTACAGTAGTCCAGTCTGGAGGAGACAAAGGCATGAACCAGCTTTTCAGCAtctgagaaggagagaatggGGTGGAGTTTGGAAATGTTACGGAGGTGGTAGAATGAGGTCTTGCAGAGGTGATTTATGTGGGCTTCAAAAGTGAGTTGGGAGTCCATTTTTACACCAAGATTTGTGACTGTTGATGAGAGGGGGATGTTGGAGCCAGAAAAGGTGATGCTGGTAGTGTGTGGGAGGTGGTAGAATGAGGTCTTGCAGAGGTGATTTATATGGGCTTCAAAAGTGAGTTGGGAGTCCATTTTTACACCAAGATTTGTGACTGTTGATGAGAGGGGGATGTTGGAGCCAGAAAAGGTGATGCTGGTAGTGTGTGCTGCAGATTCAAATTGGTTCCCATAATGTTATATGGAGGAAGAAGAGACATGTTCCCCCTTTGTTCTCCTTCTGCAGGATACTATggttcctctgctctcctcggTTCTCTCTGACCATAAACTGTGGAGGAACCCAGGAAACTTTGACCCCGAAAACTTCCTGGATGAGGAGGGGCGATTTAAGAAGAATGATGCCTTCTTGGCTTTTGGATTAGGTAGGCCATttccagtggtggaatgtaacgaagtacaaatacttcgttactgtacttaagtaaattttccacgtatttgtactttacttaagtaaaatttatagtgcacacttttgacttttacttcgttacattttacagcaattatctgtacttttcgccgctacatttctacaacaccatcgttccctttttttacgatacattttatgattttttttttctctgacaaacacgtttgttttaccaggggcagggttgctaccaaagattctggagcgctacgtgcattcttagaaacataagcttctagtctagaccaggcaaagcgtgagcttgtagccatctgcattcggtaggctatattcaccagacccatggctacactgtacatgcaactgtgttctgtgcctttctctgtctgttatctgcagcgttagggcctctctccgatgagattgctatccgcggatcagcgaagttacaggctatgcccatgcttctgtgtcacacgtctgatcatttgcggcacaaatgaatggtagact is from Alosa alosa isolate M-15738 ecotype Scorff River chromosome 15, AALO_Geno_1.1, whole genome shotgun sequence and encodes:
- the LOC125307919 gene encoding cytochrome P450 2M1-like, whose protein sequence is MEILAFLQPNILCIVLGIVVAILVWMNRGKQRSFGRLPPGPRPVPLIGNLLQIDLKEPYKSYQELCKKYGPVCTIWLANKPVVILSGYQTIKDALVLQGEEFNGRAQYPFLVKATNGYGVMVSSGHRWRELRRFSIMTLKNFGMGRRSVEERVQEEARSLVKAFNEYEGGLFNPRELLCNAVANVICSIMFGQRFEYKDPDFLLLYNAVTDVFIVLNSPIGQLYNLFPGILDRLPGKHRDMFALLQDTQAYVKREADTRIKHLDVNSTPQDYIEAFMIKMIQEKDVPNSEFHYDNLLGSVWNLFSAGTETTSSTLRQMILMMIKHPHIQTRVQKEIDEVIGPDGSPSMDDRSKMPYTDAVINEVQCNMDLTPTSVPHKVTVDTEFKNYHNPKDTMVPLLSSVLSDHKLWRNPGNFDPENFLDEEGRFKKNDAFLAFGLGKRNCLGEGLARMELFLFTSSLLQRFTFVGTRPPEEIDTTPKCCSFGWLPRVYDCYTKLRV